One Glycine max cultivar Williams 82 chromosome 3, Glycine_max_v4.0, whole genome shotgun sequence DNA window includes the following coding sequences:
- the LOC102660547 gene encoding protein FAR1-RELATED SEQUENCE 6, protein MGELYHSHAPLDINSSGSEENLISHSPEEIKLEPISFDENDACPVPRPGMVFSSEAEARFYYTKYAHQMGFGIMTRTSKKGHDGKVKYLILVCSEITRSDALRKQYCAARINLTLRKDGTYRINAATLGHSHELGSHHLLSSDIEMRGKRTLDQEVIDMGVNRISYKNECRNHLQKERHLIGENGDGEALQKYLVRMQEQDGNFFYAIDLDDFFRVRNVFWADGRSRAAYESFGDVVTVDTTCLSNRYKVPLVTFVGVNHHGQSVLFGCGLLSCEDSESFTWLFQSLLHCMSGVPPQGIITDHCCKAMQKAVETVYPSTRHRWCLSNIMEKLPQLIHGHANYKSLRNRLKNVVYDAPTTSEFEGKWKKIVEDFDLKDNKWLKELFLERHCWAPSFVRGEFWAGMSINPHSESMHAFFDGYVSRQTTLKQFVDQYDHALQYKAEKEYIADIHSSNNSQACVTKSPIERQFQSAYTHAKFLEVQHEFVGKADCNVSVASDDGSVCCYNVIEDVIIEDKPKESVVEVIYNRVDCDVKCSCRLFEFRGILCRHSLAVLSQERVKEVPCKYILDRWRKNIRRKYAYTKTSYGVQHFEPHGQRLELLCNQFNSIAAVAAEFEDTSSFVKDNLCNLKEKLETWTTLLRKSSQVDVEKSNYMID, encoded by the coding sequence ATGGGTGAACTATATCACTCACACGCTCCATTAGACATTAATTCTAGTGGGAGTGAGGAAAACTTGATCTCTCATTCACCAGAAGAAATTAAGCTTGAACCCATTAGTTTTGATGAAAATGATGCTTGTCCTGTGCCACGGCCTGGAATGGTATTTAGTTCAGAGGCTGAGGCGAGATTTTACTACACCAAATATGCCCACCAAATGGGCTTCGGCATCATGACTAGAACCTCAAAGAAGGGACATGATggcaaagttaaatatttaatacttgtATGCTCTGAAATAACAAGAAGTGATGCATTAAGGAAACAATATTGTGCAGCTAGGATCAATTTGACTTTACGTAAAGATGGAACCTACCGAATTAATGCAGCTACTCTTGGTCATAGTCATGAATTGGGTTCACATCATCTACTCTCAAGTGATATTGAGATGAGGGGTAAAAGGACATTGGATCAAGAAGTTATTGACATGGGTGTTAACAGGATATCATACAAAAATGAATGCAGAAACCACCTTCAGAAAGAAAGACATTTGATTGGGGAGAATGGAGATGGTGAAGCCCTTCAGAAGTATTTGGTGAGGATGCAAGAACAGGATGGGAACTTCTTCTATGCAATTGACTTGGATGATTTCTTCCGTGTGAGGAATGTTTTTTGGGCAGATGGAAGGAGTAGAGCTGCATATGAATCGTTTGGTGATGTGGTGACAGTTGATACTACATGTCTTTCTAATCGCTACAAAGTGCCACTTGTAACTTTTGTTGGAGTTAACCATCATGGGCAATCTGTACTGTTTGGTTGTGGGCTGTTATCATGTGAAGACTCAGAGTCATTTACTTGGCTGTTTCAATCATTGTTGCATTGCATGTCTGGTGTGCCCCCACAAGGAATCATAACAGATCATTGCTGCAAGGCAATGCAGAAGGCAGTTGAAACTGTATACCCCTCCACTCGACATCGGTGGTGCTTATCAAATATAATGGAAAAACTTCCCCAACTAATCCATGGACATGCTAATTATAAGTCCTTAAGAAATCGTTTGAAGAATGTTGTATATGATGCACCCACAACAAGTGAATTTGAGGGGAAATGGAAGAAGATTGTGGAGGATTTTGACCTCAAGGACAATAAATGGTTGAAGGAGTTGTTCCTCGAGCGACATTGCTGGGCTCCTTCCTTTGTAAGAGGTGAGTTTTGGGCTGGAATGTCTATTAATCCACACAGTGAAAGCATGCATGCATTTTTTGATGGATATGTAAGCCGGCAAACAACTCTGAAGCAATTTGTTGATCAGTACGATCATGCTTTGCAATATAAGGCTGAGAAGGAGTATATAGCTGACATACATTCATCTAATAACAGTCAGGCTTGTGTTACCAAATCTCCAATTGAGAGGCAGTTTCAATCTGCATACACTCATGCCAAGTTTCTGGAGGTTCAACACGAGTTTGTTGGAAAGGCAGATTGTAATGTTTCTGTTGCCTCTGATGATGGTTCTGTTTGTTGCTATAATGTCATTGAGGATGTGATAATAGAGGATAAACCTAAGGAATCCGTGGTTGAAGTAATATATAACAGGGTAGATTGTGATGTAAAATGCAGTTGTCGCTTGTTTGAGTTCAGAGGTATACTTTGTAGGCACTCACTTGCTGTACTGTCACAAGAGAGAGTGAAGGAGGTCCCCtgtaaatatattttggatAGGTGGAGGAAAAATATTCGGAGGAAGTATGCTTATACCAAAACTAGCTATGGTGTTCAGCATTTTGAACCTCATGGACAGAGGCTTGAACTGTTATGCAATCAATTCAACAGTATTGCTGCTGTTGCTGCAGAATTTGAGGATACAAGTTCTTTTGTGAAGGATAACCTATGTAACTTAAAGGAGAAACTTGAAACATGGACAACCTTATTGAGGAAGTCATCTCAGGTGGATGTAGAGAAAAGTAATTATATGATAGATTGA
- the LOC100804325 gene encoding cytoplasmic tRNA 2-thiolation protein 2, whose product MACNGSGCQSGGCYKDEDATCKQPPKSEEADSKNPSNVCIKCKLNDAVSGYGGIDDGRFCADCFKTNLFGKFRFAVTSNAMITPTDKVLVAFSGGPSSRVALQFVHDMQERAQRNFDASRDRSLPVFGVGVVFIDESAVLPIPSNEMEEAVEVVSEVVSSLAPPRKELHIVPIETVYSSDSGDGKERITKVVNTVIDPTGREDVLLCLRMLALQKVASEFGYNRIILGSCISRIACHVISATVKGQGYSLPADIQYVDARWEVPVVLPLRDCFAQEINMLCHLDGLKTVKLSTDLCSSINGLVSSFVALLQEENPSRESTIVRTAGKLTPFQFNRIPEIIDGNVPLATRRRQKRYNLKSNESVSSESFCPLCNSPLDKSEITDWSNIDSHRSSDIFYNTCCSSCRFQILPSDSMAMEQFYMDLPQSVVGRAKQANNGNLSLLREQIQDYLLSDGEDET is encoded by the exons ATGGCGTGCAACGGCTCTGGGTGCCAGTCCGGTGGCTGCTACAAAGACGAAGACGCAACATGTAAGCAACCACCCAAGTCCGAAGAAGCCGATTCAAAAAACCCTAGCAATGTCTGCATCAAGTGCAAGCTCAACGACGCCGTTTCGGGCTACGGCGGAATCGACGATGGTCGTTTCTGCGCCGATTGCTTCAAAACCAACTTGTTCGGCAAGTTTCGTTTCGCCGTCACTTCAAATGCCATGATAACTCCCACGGACAAGGTCCTCGTTGCCTTCTCTGGTGGCCCTTCATCCAG ggTAGCTTTGCAATTTGTTCATGACATGCAAGAGAGGGCTCAGAGGAACTTCGATGCGAGTAGGGACCGGTCGTTGCCGGTGTTTGGTGTTGGAGTTGTGTTTATTGATGAGAGTGCCGTGTTGCCGATTCCTTCTAATGAAATGGAGGAAGCGGTTGAGGTTGTTAGTGAGGTTGTGTCGAGTTTGGCCCCACCAAGGAAGGAGTTGCATATTGTTCCTATTGAGACCGTTTATTCCTCGGATTCTGGTGATGGGAAGGAGAGGATAACCAAGGTAGTGAACACAGTGATTGATCCAACGGGAAGGGAGGATGTATTGCTCTGTCTGCGAATGTTGGCGCTACAAAAG GTTGCTTCTGAATTTGGGTATAACAGGATCATTCTGGGGTCATGCATTTCGAGGATTGCTTGCCATGTCATTTCAGCCACTgtgaag GGTCAAGGATACTCATTACCTGCAGATATACAGTATGTTGATGCTAGATGGGAAGTTCCTGTTGTACTTCCTCTGCGTGATTGTTTTGCTCAAGAGATCAACATGCTATGCCACCTTGATGG TCTAAAGACTGTAAAGTTGTCTACAGATCTGTGCTCTAGCATTAATGGCTTGGTATCATCTTTTGTGGCTTTATTGCAG GAAGAAAACCCATCACGAGAGAGCACAATTGTAAGAACAGCTGGTAAACTTACTCCCTTCCAATTCAACAGGATTCCAGAGATCATTGATGGTAATGTTCCCTTGGCAACTCGAAGACGCCAGAAGAGATATAATCTCAAATCCAATGAATCTGTTTCCTCAGAATCTTTCTGTCCTCTCTGCAACAGCCCACTCGACAAGAGTGAGATTACTGATTGGAGTAATATTGATAGCCACAGAAGtagtgatattttttataatacctGCTGTTCAAGTTGTCGGTTTCAGATACTTCCAAGTGATTCCATGGCAATGGAACAATTTTATATGGATTTGCCTCAGTCGGTGGTTGGCCGAGCAAAGCAAGCCAACAATGGTAATTTGAGTCTGCTAAG GGAACAAATTCAAGATTACCTGCTCTCAGATGGTGAAGATGAAACATAG
- the LOC100816233 gene encoding tRNA-uridine aminocarboxypropyltransferase 2 isoform X4 has product MEVEAAEADFPSPEEPHRQRRSICSNCDRPSRVCLCHALPLPPIQTTTQILIIQHPHEARHKLSTTPILTKSLLRASSLTARRLRRGLSPLLDRSPPALYLFPSSASALHISSLRPSSGLVLIAFDATWQHAREMVSASEEFLSKFATRVCLGIDESSSGGSIYDSELVLRKEPSAGCVSTMEAVARALRVLEPNGVEIEARLVGVLREMVRLQAGFLKPVKPRPKLLKKKEKNEGSDQG; this is encoded by the coding sequence ATGGAGGTGGAAGCAGCAGAAGCAGACTTCCCTTCACCGGAGGAGCCTCATCGTCAGCGCCGCTCCATCTGCTCCAACTGCGACCGTCCCAGTCGCGTCTGTCTCTGCCACGCGCTTCCACTTCCTCCAATCCAAACCACCACCCAAATCCTCATCATCCAACACCCCCACGAGGCCCGCCACAAGCTCTCCACCACCCCCATCCTCACCAAGTCCCTCCTCCGCGCCTCCTCCCTCACCGCCCGCCGCCTCCGCCGCGGCCTCTCCCCCCTCCTCGACCGCTCTCCCCCCGCCCTCTACCTCTTCCCCTCCTCCGCCTCCGCCCTCCACATCTCCTCCCTCCGCCCCTCCTCTGGCCTCGTCCTCATCGCCTTCGACGCCACGTGGCAGCACGCGAGGGAAATGGTGAGCGCCAGCGAGGAGTTCCTTTCTAAATTCGCAACTAGGGTTTGTTTGGGCATCGATGAGAGCTCCAGCGGCGGGAGCATTTACGATTCCGAGTTGGTTTTAAGGAAGGAGCCTTCTGCCGGGTGCGTGAGTACCATGGAGGCTGTGGCTAGGGCACTGCGCGTGCTCGAGCCCAATGGGGTCGAGATTGAAGCGAGGTTGGTTGGGGTTTTGAGGGAGATGGTCAGGTTACAGGCTGGGTTTTTGAAGCCCGTGAAGCCCAGGCCTAAGTTgttgaagaagaaggaaaagaatgaGGGTTCTGATCAAGGTTAG
- the CHLH gene encoding magnesium chelatase subunit: MASLVSSQFTLPSSKPDQLHSLAQKHLFLHSFLPKKANYNGSSSKSSLRVKCAAIGNGLFTQTTQEVRRIVPENDQNLPTVKIVYVVLEAQYQSSLTAAVIALNSKRKHASYEVVGYLVEELRDAATYKTFCKDLEDANIFIGSLIFVEELALKIKVAVEKERERLDAVLVFPSMPEVMRLNKLGSFSMSQLGQSKSPFFQLFKRKKPQSAGFADSMLKLVRTLPKVLKYLPSDKAQDARLYILSLQFWLGGSPDNLENFLKMVSGSYIPALKETKIEYSEPVLYLDVGIWHPLAPCMYDDVKEYLNWYGTRRDANEKLKSPNAPVIGLVLQRSHIVTGDDGHYVAVIMELEARGAKVIPIFAGGLDFSGPVEKFFIDPITKKPFVNSVVSLTGFALVGGPARQDHPRAVEALMKLDVPYIVALPLVFQTTEEWLNSTLGLHPIQVALQVALPELDGGMEPIVFAGRDPKTGKSHALHKRVEQLCIRAIRWAELKRKSKEEKKLAITVFSFPPDKGNVGTAAYLNVFASIYSVMKELKKDGYNVDGLPETSEALIEDVLHDKEAQFSSPNLNIAYKMNVREYQNLTPYATALEENWGKPPGNLNADGENLLVYGKQYGNVFIGVQPTFGYEGDPMRLLFSKSASPHHGFAAYYSFVEKIFKADAVLHFGTHGSLEFMPGKQVGMSDVCYPDSLIGNIPNVYYYAANNPSEATIAKRRSYANTISYLTPPAENAGLYKGLKQLSELISSYQSLKDTGRGAQIVSSIISTAKQCNLDKDVTLPDEGEEIPPKERDLVVGQVYSKIMEIESRLLPCGLHIIGEPPSALEAVATLVNIAALDRPEDGISSLPSILADTVGRDIEDVYRGSNKGILKDVELLRQITEASRGAITAFVERTTNNKGQVVDVADKLSSILGFGINEPWIQYLSNTKFYRADREKLRTLFVFLGECLKLIVADNEVGSLKQALEGKYVEPGPGGDPIRNPKVLPTGKNIHALDPQSIPTTAAMQSAKIVVDRLIERQKAENGGKYPETIALVLWGTDNIKTYGESLAQVLWMIGVEPVADTFGRVNRVEPVSLEELGRPRIDVVVNCSGVFRDLFINQMNLLDRAVKMVAELDEPAEQNYVKKHASEQAQALGVEVREAATRIFSNASGSYSSNINLAVENSSWNDEKQLQDMYLSRKSFAFDSDAPGAGMTEKRKVFEMALSTADATFQNLDSSEISLTDVSHYFDSDPTNLVQNLRKDGKKPSAYIADTTTANAQVRTLSETVRLDARTKLLNPKWYEGMLSTGYEGVREIEKRLTNTVGWSATSGQVDNWVYEEANTTFIQDEQMLNKLMSTNPNSFRKLVQTFLEANGRGYWETSEDNIEKLRQLYSEVEDKIEGIDR, from the exons atggCTTCTTTAGTATCTTCACAATTTACACTACCAAGTTCTAAACCTGACCAGCTTCATTCTCTTGCTCAGAAGCATCTTTTTCTCCACTCTTTCCTTCCCAAGAAGGCCAATTACAATGGTAGCAGCTCAAAATCCTCTCTGAGAGTGAAATGTGCTGCCATTGGCAATGGTCTATTCACCCAAACCACCCAAGAAGTTCGTAGAATTGTTCCAGAGAATGACCAGAACTTGCCAACAGTTAAAATTGTGTATGTGGTCCTTGAGGCTCAGTACCAATCATCCCTCACTGCTGCAGTGATAGCTCTCAACAGCAAGAGGAAGCATGCTTCCTATGAGGTTGTTGGTTACTTGGTTGAGGAGCTTCGGGACGCGGCGACGTACAAGACCTTCTGCAAGGACTTGGAGGATGCCAACATCTTCATTGGGTCCTTGATTtttgtggaggagcttgccCTCAAGATAAAGGTTGCAGTGGAGAAAGAAAGGGAAAGGCTTGATGCAGTTTTGGTGTTTCCATCAATGCCTGAAGTGATGAGACTCAACAAGTTGGGTTCCTTCAGCATGTCACAGCTTGGGCAGTCAAAGAGCCCCTTTTTCCAGCTCTTCAAGAGAAAGAAGCCTCAGTCTGCTGGCTTTGCTGACAGCATGTTGAAGCTTGTGAGGACATTGCCAAAGGTTTTAAAGTATTTGCCAAGTGATAAGGCTCAGGATGCAAGGCTCTACATACTGAGTCTGCAGTTTTGGCTTGGAGGGTCTCCTGATAACTTGGAGAATTTCCTGAAAATGGTTTCTGGATCTTATATTCCGGCGCTGAAAGAGACGAAGATCGAGTATTCGGAGCCGGTTTTGTACTTGGATGTGGGGATTTGGCACCCTTTGGCTCCTTGTATGTATGATGATGTCAAGGAGTATTTGAATTGGTATGGAACCAGAAGGGATGCAAATGAGAAGCTGAAGAGTCCGAATGCACCGGTCATTGGTTTGGTTTTGCAGAGGAGTCATATTGTGACTGGTGATGATGGACACTATGTGGCTGTGATCATGGAGCTGGAGGCTAGAGGGGCTAAGGTCATTCCCATTTTTGCCGGCGGACTTGACTTTTCAGGGCCAGTGGAGAAGTTCTTCATTGATCCGATTACAAAGAAACCGTTTGTGAATTCTGTGGTTTCCCTCACTGGCTTTGCTCTTGTTGGAGGCCCTGCAAGGCAGGACCATCCAAGGGCGGTCGAGGCTTTGATGAAACTTGATGTTCCTTACATTGTTGCCCTGCCACTGGTGTTCCAGACAACAGAAGAATGGCTCAACAGTACTCTTGGTCTGCATCCAATTCAGGTTGCTCTTCAAGTTGCTCTGCCAGAGCTAGATGGAGGCATGGAGCCAATTGTTTTCGCTGGTCGAGATCCTAAAACAG GAAAATCTCATGCTCTTCATAAGAGAGTGGAACAGCTCTGCATCAGGGCAATCAGATGGGctgaattgaaaagaaaatcaaag GAAGAGAAGAAACTAGCAATCACTGTCTTCAGTTTCCCTCCAGACAAAGGAAACGTGGGAACTGCTGCCTATCTCAATGTCTTCGCCTCCATATACTCAGTTATGaaagaactaaaaaaagatGGTTACAATGTTGATGGCCTTCCGGAGACTTCAGAAGCTTTGATTGAAGATGTACTTCATGACAAAGAAGCCCAATTCAGCAGCCCAAATCTGAACATTGCTTACAAAATGAATGTTCGCGAGTACCAAAATTTGACTCCCTATGCCACAGCACTGGAGGAGAATTGGGGAAAACCCCCTGGCAATCTGAATGCAGATGGAGAAAATCTTCTGGTATATGGGAAACAGTATGGTAATGTCTTCATAGGTGTTCAGCCTACATTTGGCTATGAAGGGGATCCAATGAGGCTGCTTTTCTCCAAATCTGCAAGCCCTCATCATGGATTTGCAGCATATTATTCCTTTGTTGAGAAAATCTTCAAAGCTGATGCTGTACTTCATTTTGGGACACATGGTTCCCTTGAATTCATGCCTGGAAAACAGGTGGGGATGAGTGATGTATGTTACCCTGACAGTCTGATTGGGAATATTCCAAATGTATATTACTATGCTGCAAACAACCCTTCTGAGGCCACCATTGCCAAGCGCAGGAGTTATGCAAACACCATTAGCTATCTGACTCCTCCAGCGGAAAATGCTGGGCTATACAAAGGTCTTAAGCAGTTAAGTGAGCTCATCTCCTCATATCAGTCCCTCAAAGACACCGGCCGTGGGGCACAAATTGTGAGTTCAATTATCAGCACAGCTAAACAATGCAATCTTGACAAGGATGTGACTCTGCCAGACGAGGGTGAGGAGATCCCACCTAAAGAGCGCGACCTTGTGGTTGGACAGGTGTATTCCAAGATCATGGAGATCGAGTCTCGTTTGTTACCTTGTGGGCTTCATATTATTGGTGAGCCTCCCTCAGCCTTGGAAGCAGTTGCTACACTGGTCAACATTGCTGCACTTGATCGTCCTGAAGATGGTATTTCTTCTCTTCCATCAATATTAGCTGACACTGTAGGAAGAGATATAGAAGATGTGTATAGAGGAAGTAACAAAGGAATATTGAAGGATGTAGAGCTTCTTAGACAAATAACCGAGGCATCACGTGGAGCAATCACTGCCTTTGTGGAGCGCACTACTAATAATAAGGGTCAAGTTGTTGATGTAGCTGATAAGCTTAGTTCAATCCTTGGATTTGGCATAAATGAGCCATGGATACAGTACTTATCAAACACCAAATTTTACCGAGCTGATAGGGAAAAACTTAGAACCTTGTTTGTGTTCCTGGGAGAATGTTTGAAGTTGATTGTGGCTGATAATGAAGTGGGAAGTTTAAAACAAGCCTTGGAAGGTAAATATGTGGAGCCAGGGCCTGGTGGTGACCCAATAAGAAATCCAAAAGTCTTGCCAACAGGAAAGAATATTCATGCCCTGGACCCTCAATCTATTCCTACAACTGCAGCGATGCAGAGTGCCAAAATAGTGGTAGATAGGTTGATTGAGAGGCAGAAAGCTGAGAATGGGGGAAAATATCCTGAGACAATTGCACTTGTATTGTGGGGAACtgataatattaaaacataTGGTGAATCCCTGGCTCAAGTCTTGTGGATGATTGGTGTGGAACCAGTGGCTGATACCTTTGGCAGGGTAAACCGGGTGGAACCTGTAAGTCTTGAAGAGCTTGGAAGGCCTAGGATTGATGTTGTTGTTAATTGCTCAGGAGTGTTTAGAGACCTTTTCATCAATCAG atgAATCTTCTGGATAGAGCAGTGAAGATGGTTGCTGAATTAGATGAACCAGCAGAGCAAAACTATGTAAAAAAGCATGCATCAGAACAAGCTCAAGCCCTTGGAGTTGAAGTTCGAGAGGCAGCAACAAGGATCTTCTCCAATGCTTCTGGCTCCTACTCCTCAAACATAAACTTGGCTGTGGAGAATTCTTCATGGAATGATGAGAAGCAGCTCCAAGACATGTATCTTAGCAGAAAGTCTTTTGCTTTTGATTCTGATGCCCCTGGTGCTGGCATGACTGAGAAAAGAAAAGTCTTCGAGATGGCTCTGAGCACAGCAGATGCCACATTCCAAAATCTTGATTCATCAGAAATTTCCCTCACTGACGTCAGTCATTACTTTGACTCAGACCCGACTAATCTGGTACAAAATCTAAGGAAAGATGGGAAGAAGCCTAGTGCATACATTGCTGATACAACCACAGCCAATGCTCAG GTACGTACACTTTCTGAGACGGTTAGACTTGACGCAAGAACCAAGCTGTTGAATCCAAAGTGGTATGAAGGCATGTTGTCTACTGGATATGAGGGTGTACGCGAGATCGAGAAGAGACTCACCAATACAGTGGGGTGGAGTGCAACTTCAGGCCAAGTTGATAACTGGGTGTATGAAGAAGCCAACACAACTTTCATTCAAGATGAGCAAATGCTGAACAAGCTCATGAGCACTAATCCAAACTCCTTCAGGAAACTGGTGCAGACATTCTTGGAAGCCAATGGACGTGGTTATTGGGAAACTTCAGAAGATAATATTGAGAAGCTCAGGCAGTTGTATTCAGAAGTGGAAGACAAAATTGAAGGCATTGATCGCTGA
- the LOC100816233 gene encoding tRNA-uridine aminocarboxypropyltransferase 2 isoform X3 → MEVEAAEADFPSPEEPHRQRRSICSNCDRPSRVCLCHALPLPPIQTTTQILIIQHPHEARHKLSTTPILTKSLLRASSLTARRLRRGLSPLLDRSPPALYLFPSSASALHISSLRPSSGLVLIAFDATWQHAREMVSASEEFLSKFATRVCLGIDESSSGGSIYDSELVLRKEPSAGCVSTMEAVARALRVLEPNGVEIEARLVGVLREMVRLQAGFLKPVKPRPKLLKKKEKNEGSDQGYMREDCKPFLTCKTATGREV, encoded by the exons ATGGAGGTGGAAGCAGCAGAAGCAGACTTCCCTTCACCGGAGGAGCCTCATCGTCAGCGCCGCTCCATCTGCTCCAACTGCGACCGTCCCAGTCGCGTCTGTCTCTGCCACGCGCTTCCACTTCCTCCAATCCAAACCACCACCCAAATCCTCATCATCCAACACCCCCACGAGGCCCGCCACAAGCTCTCCACCACCCCCATCCTCACCAAGTCCCTCCTCCGCGCCTCCTCCCTCACCGCCCGCCGCCTCCGCCGCGGCCTCTCCCCCCTCCTCGACCGCTCTCCCCCCGCCCTCTACCTCTTCCCCTCCTCCGCCTCCGCCCTCCACATCTCCTCCCTCCGCCCCTCCTCTGGCCTCGTCCTCATCGCCTTCGACGCCACGTGGCAGCACGCGAGGGAAATGGTGAGCGCCAGCGAGGAGTTCCTTTCTAAATTCGCAACTAGGGTTTGTTTGGGCATCGATGAGAGCTCCAGCGGCGGGAGCATTTACGATTCCGAGTTGGTTTTAAGGAAGGAGCCTTCTGCCGGGTGCGTGAGTACCATGGAGGCTGTGGCTAGGGCACTGCGCGTGCTCGAGCCCAATGGGGTCGAGATTGAAGCGAGGTTGGTTGGGGTTTTGAGGGAGATGGTCAGGTTACAGGCTGGGTTTTTGAAGCCCGTGAAGCCCAGGCCTAAGTTgttgaagaagaaggaaaagaatgaGGGTTCTGATCAAG GTTACATGAGAGAAGACTGCAAACCATTTTTGACATGCAAGACTGCCACAG GAAGGGAGGTATAA
- the LOC100816233 gene encoding tRNA-uridine aminocarboxypropyltransferase 2 isoform X2 gives MEVEAAEADFPSPEEPHRQRRSICSNCDRPSRVCLCHALPLPPIQTTTQILIIQHPHEARHKLSTTPILTKSLLRASSLTARRLRRGLSPLLDRSPPALYLFPSSASALHISSLRPSSGLVLIAFDATWQHAREMVSASEEFLSKFATRVCLGIDESSSGGSIYDSELVLRKEPSAGCVSTMEAVARALRVLEPNGVEIEARLVGVLREMVRLQAGFLKPVKPRPKLLKKKEKNEGSDQGYMREDCKPFLTCKTATGMESLHLISHL, from the exons ATGGAGGTGGAAGCAGCAGAAGCAGACTTCCCTTCACCGGAGGAGCCTCATCGTCAGCGCCGCTCCATCTGCTCCAACTGCGACCGTCCCAGTCGCGTCTGTCTCTGCCACGCGCTTCCACTTCCTCCAATCCAAACCACCACCCAAATCCTCATCATCCAACACCCCCACGAGGCCCGCCACAAGCTCTCCACCACCCCCATCCTCACCAAGTCCCTCCTCCGCGCCTCCTCCCTCACCGCCCGCCGCCTCCGCCGCGGCCTCTCCCCCCTCCTCGACCGCTCTCCCCCCGCCCTCTACCTCTTCCCCTCCTCCGCCTCCGCCCTCCACATCTCCTCCCTCCGCCCCTCCTCTGGCCTCGTCCTCATCGCCTTCGACGCCACGTGGCAGCACGCGAGGGAAATGGTGAGCGCCAGCGAGGAGTTCCTTTCTAAATTCGCAACTAGGGTTTGTTTGGGCATCGATGAGAGCTCCAGCGGCGGGAGCATTTACGATTCCGAGTTGGTTTTAAGGAAGGAGCCTTCTGCCGGGTGCGTGAGTACCATGGAGGCTGTGGCTAGGGCACTGCGCGTGCTCGAGCCCAATGGGGTCGAGATTGAAGCGAGGTTGGTTGGGGTTTTGAGGGAGATGGTCAGGTTACAGGCTGGGTTTTTGAAGCCCGTGAAGCCCAGGCCTAAGTTgttgaagaagaaggaaaagaatgaGGGTTCTGATCAAG GTTACATGAGAGAAGACTGCAAACCATTTTTGACATGCAAGACTGCCACAG GGATGGAGTCATTGCATTTAATAAGTCATTTATAG
- the LOC100816233 gene encoding tRNA-uridine aminocarboxypropyltransferase 2 isoform X1, with translation MEVEAAEADFPSPEEPHRQRRSICSNCDRPSRVCLCHALPLPPIQTTTQILIIQHPHEARHKLSTTPILTKSLLRASSLTARRLRRGLSPLLDRSPPALYLFPSSASALHISSLRPSSGLVLIAFDATWQHAREMVSASEEFLSKFATRVCLGIDESSSGGSIYDSELVLRKEPSAGCVSTMEAVARALRVLEPNGVEIEARLVGVLREMVRLQAGFLKPVKPRPKLLKKKEKNEGSDQGYMREDCKPFLTCKTATGIVFNFLLILIVHSFCIYFNHSKD, from the exons ATGGAGGTGGAAGCAGCAGAAGCAGACTTCCCTTCACCGGAGGAGCCTCATCGTCAGCGCCGCTCCATCTGCTCCAACTGCGACCGTCCCAGTCGCGTCTGTCTCTGCCACGCGCTTCCACTTCCTCCAATCCAAACCACCACCCAAATCCTCATCATCCAACACCCCCACGAGGCCCGCCACAAGCTCTCCACCACCCCCATCCTCACCAAGTCCCTCCTCCGCGCCTCCTCCCTCACCGCCCGCCGCCTCCGCCGCGGCCTCTCCCCCCTCCTCGACCGCTCTCCCCCCGCCCTCTACCTCTTCCCCTCCTCCGCCTCCGCCCTCCACATCTCCTCCCTCCGCCCCTCCTCTGGCCTCGTCCTCATCGCCTTCGACGCCACGTGGCAGCACGCGAGGGAAATGGTGAGCGCCAGCGAGGAGTTCCTTTCTAAATTCGCAACTAGGGTTTGTTTGGGCATCGATGAGAGCTCCAGCGGCGGGAGCATTTACGATTCCGAGTTGGTTTTAAGGAAGGAGCCTTCTGCCGGGTGCGTGAGTACCATGGAGGCTGTGGCTAGGGCACTGCGCGTGCTCGAGCCCAATGGGGTCGAGATTGAAGCGAGGTTGGTTGGGGTTTTGAGGGAGATGGTCAGGTTACAGGCTGGGTTTTTGAAGCCCGTGAAGCCCAGGCCTAAGTTgttgaagaagaaggaaaagaatgaGGGTTCTGATCAAG GTTACATGAGAGAAGACTGCAAACCATTTTTGACATGCAAGACTGCCACAGGTATTGTCTTTAACTTTCTACTCATTCTAATTGTACATTCCTTCTGTATATATTTCAATCATTCCAAAGACTGA